A stretch of Camelina sativa cultivar DH55 chromosome 18, Cs, whole genome shotgun sequence DNA encodes these proteins:
- the LOC109130512 gene encoding uncharacterized protein LOC109130512 → MAIVVSDAEFGGDFDEEANDRDDFHIDQLVNEFDDEPPVRHDVYPESDTDENGDGTEPVHTHIRRGDGHLYDKQTFFSGVAFKEAVTDYVLRTGNNLKQYRYDKNKIGFICVGCNGDDGSRCEWKVYAAILPSDNMWRIRKFNDKHSCIPNGECEMFKVPHIARLFLDKIRDNPEYFMPMKMEEIIKERWKISVTRHQCQAARKKALIWIDKEYDEQFARLRDYAAEILESNKDSHVEVECVTTDDGKDMFNRFYVCFDNIRRTWKETCRPLIGIDGCFLKNKVKGQLLVALGRDANNGIYPIAWGVVKVENTDNWVWFMKLLKTDLGLNDGDGFILISDRQKGLIKAVQLELPKMEHRMCVQHIYGNLKKHHGNKTRMKPLLWDLAWSYNEVDYKRHLERIYCYDTGVYNDVMRTNPKSWCRAFHKIGSYCEDVDNNPTESFNSSINKAREKPFIAMLETIRRLAMVRIAKRSAESHSHTGIYTPYVALFIAKEHKYASESKICGIPCEHAYAVIIDKTLVAENYVCQWFRTAIWKRNYTEGLVPQRGPRFWPETKTPNVCLPDEDNDQAKEKKTKPDKKRKKGANESPTKKKPKEKKRIMHCGICGAANHNSRFHKNEFPKPSQPEPSQGSLTQA, encoded by the exons ATGGCGATTGTCGTTTCAGATGCAGAGTTTGGTGGAGATTTCGACGAAGAAGCCAACGACAGAGATGACTTTCACATCGACCAGTTGGTGAATGAGTTCGACGATGAACCACCAGTCCGCCATGATGTGTATCCGGAGAGTGATACCGATGAAAACGGTGACGGTACAGAGCCAGTTCACACACATATCAGGCGCGGTGATGGGCATTTGTACGATAAGCAGACATTCTTCAGTGGAGTCGCTTTCAAAGAAGCAGTGACGGACTATGTTCTCAGAACTGGAAACAATCTAAAGCAATACAGgtatgataaaaacaaaattggctTTATATGTGTTGGTTGTAATGGAGATGATGGTTCACGGTGTGAGTGGAAGGTGTATGCTGCAATTCTGCCAAGTGATAATATGTGGAGGATTAGAAAGTTTAATGATAAGCATAGCTGTATCCCTAATGGAGAATGTGAGATGTTTAAGGTTCCACATATAGCTAGGTTGTTTCTTGATAAGATTAGAGATAATCCTGAGTACTTCATGCCAATGAAAATGGAAGAAATCATAAAGGAAAGGTGGAAGATTAGTGTCACTAGGCATCAATGTCAGGCCGCTAGAAAGAAGGCACTAATTTGGATTGATAAGGAGTATGATGAACAGTTTgctagattaagagattatgctGCTGAGATATTAGAATCTAACAAGGATTCACATGTAGAGGTTGAATGTGTGACGACTGATGATGGGAAAGACATGTTCAATAggttctatgtttgttttgacaACATAAGAAGAACATGGAAAGAGACTTGTAGGCCTCTAATAGGAATTGATGGTTGCTTCCTAAAGAATAAGGTGAAGGGACAGCTTTTGGTAGCTTTAGGTAGGGATGCAAACAATGGTATTTATCCAATAGCATGGGGGGTGGTTAAAGTTGAAAACACAGATAATTGGGTTTGGTTTATGAAGTTGCTAAAGACTGACCTTGGATTGAATGATGGTGATGGCTTTATACTGATTTCTGATAGGCAAAAG GGATTGATCAAGGCTGTTCAGCTGGAGTTACCAAAAATGGAGCATCGAATGTGTGTGCAACACATCTATgggaacttgaagaagcatCATGGTAATAAAACCCGAATGAAGCCACTATTGTGGGATTTAGCATGGTCTTACAATGAGGTGGACTACAAGCGGCACTTGGAGAGGATCTACTGCTATGATACTGGTGTGTACAATGATGTCATGAGGACAAATCCAAAAAGCTGGTGTAGGGCATTTCACAAGATTGGGAGTTATTGTGAAGATGTTGATAATAACCCCACAGAGTCTTTTAACAGCTCCATTAACAAGGCAAGAGAGAAACCATTCATTGCTATGCTAGAGACAATAAGACGACTTGCGATGGTGAGGATTGCCAAAAGGTCTGCAGAATCTCATTCTCACACAG GGATTTATACTCCATATGTTGCATTGTTTATAGCTAAAGAGCATAAGTATGCATCTGAGTCGAAG ATATGTGGCATCCCATGTGAACATGCCTATGCAGTCATCATCGACAAAACACTTGTAGCTGAGAACTATGTCTGTCAATGGTTCCGGACAGCTATATGGAAAAGGAATTACACCGAAGGCCTCGTTCCACAGAGAGGTCCACGGTTTTGGCCTGAAACAAAGACTCCTAATGTGTGTTTACCAGATGAAGATAACGATCAagctaaagagaagaagacaaagcctgacaaaaaaaggaagaagggtGCTAATGAGTCGCCaactaagaagaaaccaaaggagaaaaaaagaatcatgcATTGTGGCATTTGTGGAGCAGCTAATCATAATTCTAGGTTCCACAAGAATGAATTTCCCAAG CCAAGTCAACCGGAACCAAGCCAAGGTTCACTCACTCAAGCTTAA
- the LOC104761714 gene encoding uncharacterized protein At4g04775-like, which yields MSNVSSNSTESSLQGRGRAIGVPKRCWCGEGIISLISKSDSNPYRRYYRCQFAVANKLRNDEHTFKWVDEAFVNEIDTLNAKNADLEKQLKEIRTERFEFEKMVYEKMEKEIFEKVEDGLSEAKASHKKIMIVLVFFCMIMIGLTKLLG from the exons ATGAGTAATGTATCATCCAATTCCACTGAATCTAGTTTGCAGGGAAGAGGAAGGGCTATCGGTGTGCCAAAGAGATGTTGGTGCGGAGAAGGAATCATATCTTTGATATCGAAGTCTGATTCCAACCCTTACAGGAGATATTATCGGTGTCAATTTGCCGTAGCTAATAAG CTTAGGAATGATGAACACACTTTCAAATGGGTTGATGAGGCATTTGTCAATGAGATAGACACATTGAATGCAAAGAATGCTGACCTTGAGAAGCAGCTGAAAGAGATCAGAACAGAGAGgtttgagtttgagaagatggtctatgagaagatggagaaggagatatTTGAGAAGGTTGAAGATGGTTTGTCTGAAGCCAAAGCAAGCCATAAGAAAATCATGATTGTCTTAGTCTTCTTTTGTATGATCATGATTGGTCTCACTAAGCTACTAGGTTGA
- the LOC104761715 gene encoding uncharacterized protein LOC104761715, which produces MVFRGDTVMSVAHISAEIFQRLRLIRPSDRISSGEMLQLVCCFPLQQLGRFVFWFWNYICVPPPEILYFDGGRDGNDDDDDGYGSSSSSSIATHHHNYYHLHLE; this is translated from the coding sequence ATGGTGTTCCGTGGCGACACAGTGATGTCCGTAGCTCATATATCGGCGGAGATATTTCAGCGGCTACGTTTGATTCGGCCGTCGGATCGAATCAGCAGCGGCGAGATGTTACAGCTCGTTTGTTGTTTCCCGCTTCAGCAATTGGGTCGGTTCGTGTTTTGGTTCTGGAACTATATCTGTGTTCCACCTCCTgagattttgtattttgatgGTGGTCGTGATGGtaacgacgatgatgatgatggttatggatcatcttcttcgtcttcgatcGCTACTCATCATCACAATTACTATCATCTTCATTTGGAGTGA
- the LOC104761716 gene encoding uncharacterized protein LOC104761716 yields the protein MGSAAHFSKEKALRGFLVWFCVWGLVSLTCSGRLSVSRQNFEVHKPLNRLNNPAVKSFQSPDGDIIDCVHISKQPAFDHPFLKDHKIQMKPSYTPQGMFDDNKVSEKPKERVNPITQLWHQSGVCSEGTIPVRRTKKEDVLRASSVKRYGKKKLRTVPLPRSADPDLINQSGHQHAIAYVEGGKFYGAKATINVWEPKVQNSNEFSLSQLWILGGSFGQDLNSIEAGWQVSPDLYGDNNTRLFTYWTSDAYQATGCYNLLCSGFIQINSQIAMGASISPVSGFHNPQYDISITIWKDPKEGHWWMQFGDGYVLGYWPNFLFSYLAESASIVEWGGEVVNMEEDGHHTTTQMGSGQFPDGGFTKASYFRNIQVVDSSNNLKEPKGLNTFTEKSNCYDVEVGKNDDWGHYFYYGGPGRNPKCQ from the exons ATGGGCAGTGCTGCGCATTTCAGCAAAGAGAAGGCTCTCAGAGGGTTTCTGGTTTGGTTCTGCGTTTGGGGACTGGTCTCTCTAACATGCTCTGGGAGACTCAGTGTTTCAAGGCAGAATTTTGAAGTGCACAAACCCTTGAATCGATTGAATAACCCAGCCGTTAAGAgctttcag AGTCCAGATGGGGACATAATAGACTGTGTTCACATATCTAAGCAACCAGCTTTTGATCATCCTTTCCTCAAAGATCACAAGATTCAG ATGAAACCTAGTTATACTCCACAAGGGATGTTTGATGATAACAAAGTGTCTGAGAAGCCAAAAGAAAGAGTCAATCCAATAACTCAGCTATGGCACCAGAGCGGAGTTTGTTCTGAAGGGACAATACCAGTGAGGAGGACAAAGAAAGAGGATGTCTTGAGGGCTAGTTCTGTTAAAAGGTATGGTAAGAAGAAGCTCCGTACTGTTCCTCTTCCCCGATCTGCTGATCCTGATCTCATCAACCAAAGTGGTCATCAG CACGCTATAGCTTATGTGGAAGGAGGCAAGTTTTACGGGGCAAAGGCAACAATAAATGTATGGGAACCCAAAGTGCAAAACTCTAATGAGTTCAGCTTGTCTCAGTTATGGATTCTTGGAGGTTCATTTGGTCAAGATCTCAATAGTATTGAAGCTGGTTGGCAG GTTAGTCCAGATTTATATGGCGATAACAACACAAGGCTGTTCACATACTGGACG AGTGATGCTTATCAAGCTACTGGCTGCTATAATCTCCTCTGTTCGGGTTTTATACAAATCAACAGTCAAATAGCAATGGGAGCGAGTATTTCACCAGTATCTGGCTTCCATAACCCGCAATACGATATAAGTATTACCATTTGGAAG GATCCAAAAGAAGGGCACTGGTGGATGCAGTTTGGGGACGGGTATGTGTTGGGATACTGGCCAAACTTTCTATTCTCATACTTAGCAGAGAGTGCATCAATAGTAGAATGGGGAGGAGAAGTAGTGAACATGGAAGAAGATGGTCACCACACAACCACACAAATGGGAAGCGGTCAATTTCCGGATGGAGGGTTCACGAAAGCAAGTTACTTTAGGAACATTCAAGTCGTTGATAGCTCTAATAATCTGAAAGAACCAAAAGGGCTCAACACTTTCACTGAAAAATCGAATTGCTATGATGTTGAGGTTGGTAAGAATGATGATTGGGGACATTACTTTTACTATGGAGGTCCTGGAAGAAACCCTAAATGTCAGTAG
- the LOC109130546 gene encoding arabinogalactan peptide 14-like — MEAMKMKLFVAVLVAMIAFSTVQQTVAAVDAPAPSPTSDASSVIPTFLASVAVMAFGFLF, encoded by the coding sequence ATGGAGGCAATGAAGATGAAGCTTTTCGTGGCGGTTTTGGTTGCTATGATAGCGTTCTCCACGGTTCAGCAGACGGTTGCAGCGGTTGACGCTCCGGCTCCTAGCCCTACCTCCGATGCTTCCTCAGTTATCCCTACTTTCTTGGCCTCCGTAGCGGTGATGGCCTTTGGGTTCCTCTTTTAA